Proteins from one Oscillatoria nigro-viridis PCC 7112 genomic window:
- a CDS encoding pentapeptide repeat-containing protein: protein MDAEELLRRYAGGERVFHKVDLSGAHMSRTNLRDIDLSHANLKGANSIGLTLYRANLYQADISQANLSQANLMSANFGECEAVGANLSGAILRSVVFSGADLTGASLRGADMRDANLQGAILIQVYAVNANLQGANLTEVKLCGINLSKANLTDANLTQADLSRANLTQANLSWANLTEANLEKADLKGADLSGANLSCANLHQADLSGVSLKGANLRGANLHQASLRGTNLDEANLREAMMPDGTISD, encoded by the coding sequence ATGGATGCAGAAGAACTTCTCAGACGGTATGCAGGCGGAGAACGGGTTTTTCACAAAGTAGACCTGAGCGGTGCCCATATGTCAAGGACAAATTTGCGCGATATTGACCTGAGTCACGCTAATTTAAAAGGTGCAAATTCGATCGGTCTCACCCTCTACAGAGCTAATCTGTATCAAGCAGATATCAGCCAAGCCAACCTCTCCCAAGCCAACCTCATGTCCGCTAATTTTGGCGAATGCGAAGCGGTGGGAGCGAACTTGAGCGGAGCCATATTGCGGAGTGTCGTCTTCAGCGGGGCCGATTTAACGGGGGCGAGTCTCAGGGGTGCAGACATGAGAGATGCAAACCTTCAGGGGGCAATTTTGATTCAAGTTTATGCAGTTAACGCTAACTTGCAAGGTGCAAACTTGACAGAAGTAAAGCTTTGCGGAATCAACCTGAGCAAAGCAAATTTAACCGATGCGAACTTAACACAAGCTGACCTCAGCCGTGCTAACCTAACTCAAGCAAATCTGAGTTGGGCAAATTTAACGGAAGCAAATCTGGAAAAAGCTGATTTGAAGGGAGCGGATTTGAGCGGAGCTAACTTGAGCTGTGCAAATCTCCATCAAGCAGATTTGAGCGGAGTTTCCCTTAAGGGAGCAAATCTCCGGGGAGCAAACCTGCATCAAGCTTCTTTGCGCGGGACAAATTTGGATGAAGCGAATCTGAGAGAGGCCATGATGCCTGACGGCACCATCTCTGACTAA
- a CDS encoding phosphoribosyltransferase, whose amino-acid sequence MSDLYVSWAEYHRKIEDLAVKIEESQWKFDRIVCLARGGLRVGDTLSRIFDKPLAILAASSYGGAEGKVRGAIEFARDLTMVGDNLGSRILLIDDLVDSGISLEQGIAWLKSRYGEDIQEIRTAVLWYKACSVAKPDYYVDYLADNPWIHQPFERYEKMSAADFAAKVGS is encoded by the coding sequence ATGAGCGACCTTTACGTTTCTTGGGCTGAGTACCATCGGAAAATTGAGGATTTGGCTGTAAAAATTGAGGAATCTCAGTGGAAATTCGATCGAATTGTCTGTCTGGCGAGGGGAGGGCTGCGGGTTGGGGATACTCTGTCGCGGATTTTCGACAAACCTCTGGCGATTTTAGCTGCCTCGTCCTATGGTGGGGCAGAGGGAAAAGTCCGGGGTGCGATCGAGTTTGCCCGCGATTTGACAATGGTGGGCGATAATTTGGGCAGCCGCATTCTCCTGATTGACGATTTGGTAGATTCGGGAATTAGTTTAGAGCAAGGTATCGCTTGGCTCAAGAGTCGCTACGGCGAGGATATTCAGGAAATTCGGACTGCTGTACTCTGGTACAAGGCTTGTTCTGTTGCAAAGCCGGATTATTATGTAGATTATTTGGCTGACAATCCTTGGATTCACCAACCTTTTGAAAGGTACGAAAAGATGAGTGCGGCTGATTTTGCGGCGAAAGTTGGGAGTTAG